Proteins from one Pongo abelii isolate AG06213 chromosome 19, NHGRI_mPonAbe1-v2.0_pri, whole genome shotgun sequence genomic window:
- the CCL3 gene encoding C-C motif chemokine 3 produces MQVSTAALAVLLCTMALCNQFSASFAADTPTACCFSYISRQIPQNFIADYFETSSQCSKPGVIFLTKRGRQVCADPSEEWVQKYVSDLELSA; encoded by the exons ATGCAGGTCTCCACTGCTGCCCTTGCCGTCCTCCTCTGCACCATGGCTCTCTGCAACCAGTTCTCTGCATCAT TTGCTGCTGACACGCCGACCGCCTGCTGCTTCAGCTACATCTCCCGgcagattccacagaatttcATAGCTGACTATTTTGAGACCAGCAGCCAGTGCTCCAAGCCGGGTGTCAT CTTCCTAACCAAGAGAGGCCGGCAGGTCTGTGCTGACCCCAGTGAGGAGTGGGTCCAGAAATACGTCAGCGACCTGGAGCTGAGTGCCTGA
- the LOC100439906 gene encoding C-C motif chemokine 4 isoform X2 has translation MKLCVTVLSLLMLVAAFCSPALSAPMGSDPPTACCFSYTVRKLPRNFVVDYYETSSLCSQPAVVYRESASSAAPGRIPCTRAAPHGPWSGRGRCLPQAKDKAR, from the exons ATGAAGCTCTGCGTGACTGTCCTGTCTCTCCTCATGCTAGTAGCTGCCTTCTGCTCTCCAGCGCTCTCAGCACCAA TGGGCTCAGACCCTCCCACCGCCTGCTGCTTTTCTTACACTGTGAGGAAGCTTCCTCGCAACTTTGTGGTAGATTACTACGAGACCAGCAGCCTCTGCTCCCAGCCAGCTGTGGT TTACAGGGAGTCTGCTTCCAGTGCTGCTCCAGGAAGGATCCCATGCACCAGAGCTGCCCCACATGGACCATGGTCAGGCAGAGGAAGATGCCTACCACAGGCAAAGGATAAAGCCAGATGA
- the LOC100439906 gene encoding C-C motif chemokine 4 isoform X3, translating to MKLCVTVLSLLMLVAAFCSPALSAPMGSDPPTACCFSYTVRKLPRNFVVDYYETSSLCSQPAVVAWKLQGVCFQCCSRKDPMHQSCPTWTMVRQRKMPTTGKG from the exons ATGAAGCTCTGCGTGACTGTCCTGTCTCTCCTCATGCTAGTAGCTGCCTTCTGCTCTCCAGCGCTCTCAGCACCAA TGGGCTCAGACCCTCCCACCGCCTGCTGCTTTTCTTACACTGTGAGGAAGCTTCCTCGCAACTTTGTGGTAGATTACTACGAGACCAGCAGCCTCTGCTCCCAGCCAGCTGTGGT TGCATGGAAGTTACAGGGAGTCTGCTTCCAGTGCTGCTCCAGGAAGGATCCCATGCACCAGAGCTGCCCCACATGGACCATGGTCAGGCAGAGGAAGATGCCTACCACAGGCAAAGGATAA
- the LOC100439906 gene encoding C-C motif chemokine 4 isoform X1: MKLCVTVLSLLMLVAAFCSPALSAPMGSDPPTACCFSYTVRKLPRNFVVDYYETSSLCSQPAVVFQTKRGKQVCADPSETWVQEYVYDLELN; the protein is encoded by the exons ATGAAGCTCTGCGTGACTGTCCTGTCTCTCCTCATGCTAGTAGCTGCCTTCTGCTCTCCAGCGCTCTCAGCACCAA TGGGCTCAGACCCTCCCACCGCCTGCTGCTTTTCTTACACTGTGAGGAAGCTTCCTCGCAACTTTGTGGTAGATTACTACGAGACCAGCAGCCTCTGCTCCCAGCCAGCTGTGGT ATTCCAAACCAAAAGAGGCAAGCAAGTCTGTGCTGATCCCAGTGAGACCTGGGTCCAGGAGTATGTGTATGACCTGGAACTGAACTGA